The following are encoded in a window of Effusibacillus lacus genomic DNA:
- a CDS encoding coproporphyrinogen-III oxidase family protein, whose amino-acid sequence MMPSSLYIHIPFCASKCYYCDFNSYVSTGEVMDRYLDALDIEMGILSREMNWEPLQTVFFGGGTPTMFDTRQSERMMNILHRHFRLAEEAEISVEANPGTVNAEKLQVLREGGVNRLSFGVQSFHDAILKKLGRLHDSLTVYHSYEKARQAGFSSINLDLMFGLPGQTV is encoded by the coding sequence ATGATGCCGAGTTCCCTTTATATTCACATTCCTTTCTGTGCCAGCAAATGTTACTACTGCGATTTCAACTCCTACGTCTCGACCGGCGAGGTTATGGACCGGTACCTGGATGCCCTTGACATCGAAATGGGGATCTTGTCGCGAGAGATGAATTGGGAGCCGCTGCAGACTGTCTTTTTTGGCGGCGGCACCCCAACAATGTTTGACACCAGGCAATCGGAGCGGATGATGAACATCCTTCACAGGCATTTCAGGCTGGCGGAAGAAGCGGAAATCTCCGTTGAGGCAAATCCCGGCACTGTGAACGCTGAAAAGCTGCAGGTACTGCGAGAGGGCGGGGTGAACCGGCTCTCTTTTGGCGTTCAGTCGTTTCATGATGCGATTTTGAAAAAATTGGGCCGGCTGCATGACAGTCTCACGGTTTACCACAGTTATGAAAAGGCGCGGCAAGCCGGTTTTTCCTCGATCAATCTGGATTTGATGTTCGGTCTGCCCGGTCAAACCGTTG
- the hrcA gene encoding heat-inducible transcriptional repressor HrcA, producing MLSERQQLILRMIIEDYVHSAEPVGSRTISKRSEVTLSPATIRNEMADLEEMGYLEQPHTSAGRIPSQKGYRFYVDHLIHPLRLTQEELFQLKKTYVDKMDAMERVVQQTAQILSSLTNYTALVLGPHVQEVKLKHVQLVPLSDRTAVAIIVTDTGHVENRKVTLPEGITADEISNFVAILNHKMTDVPLHQVKVKLYNEIMGELNRYINQYEGVMSLLDQIVQIEQDDKVYLGGTTKILNQPEFRDIDKLRPLLDMLETNQTVLQLLNVQSSPGIQVRIGLENDMEQLKNCSVITATYQIDGKAAGTIGVLGPTRMEYGRVIGVMDHLTVLLSELLTRLHK from the coding sequence ATGCTATCGGAACGTCAGCAGTTGATTTTGCGGATGATCATTGAAGATTATGTTCATTCGGCCGAACCGGTCGGTTCCCGGACGATTTCGAAGCGTTCAGAGGTAACCCTTTCACCGGCCACCATCCGGAATGAGATGGCGGACCTTGAAGAGATGGGGTACCTGGAGCAGCCTCATACATCTGCCGGACGGATTCCTTCCCAGAAGGGGTACCGTTTTTATGTGGACCATCTGATTCATCCTTTGCGATTGACCCAGGAGGAACTGTTTCAATTGAAAAAGACCTATGTGGATAAAATGGACGCCATGGAGCGGGTTGTCCAGCAGACGGCCCAGATCCTTTCGAGTCTCACCAATTATACAGCTCTGGTGTTGGGTCCCCATGTGCAGGAAGTCAAGCTTAAACATGTTCAACTGGTTCCTCTCTCAGACCGTACTGCAGTAGCCATCATTGTTACCGATACGGGACATGTGGAGAATCGAAAAGTTACACTGCCCGAGGGTATTACGGCAGACGAAATCAGCAATTTCGTTGCCATCCTCAATCATAAAATGACAGACGTTCCTTTACATCAGGTCAAGGTCAAGCTGTACAACGAAATCATGGGAGAACTGAATCGGTATATCAATCAGTATGAGGGTGTAATGTCTCTCTTGGATCAAATTGTGCAGATTGAGCAGGATGACAAAGTGTATCTGGGCGGCACGACGAAGATACTCAACCAGCCGGAATTCCGGGATATTGACAAGCTGCGTCCGCTGCTTGACATGCTGGAGACGAACCAGACGGTTTTGCAGCTTTTGAACGTCCAAAGCTCTCCGGGAATTCAGGTGCGAATCGGGCTTGAGAATGACATGGAACAGTTGAAGAACTGTTCCGTTATTACCGCCACGTATCAGATTGATGGCAAAGCGGCCGGTACGATTGGCGTTCTGGGCCCCACCCGGATGGAATACGGGAGGGTCATCGGAGTCATGGATCATCTGACAGTGCTGCTGTCGGAGTTGTTAACGAGATTGCACAAGTAG
- a CDS encoding coproporphyrinogen-III oxidase family protein — translation IFSDSLRRMTELAPEHISAYSLKVEEGTPFAVWQERGKLHLPPEEDDLAMYNLLMETLEAHGYGMYEISNFAKNGHECRHNKVYWRNEPYLAAGAGAHGYVNHVRYVVESSVPAYIEGCQAGKRPVVEQEAIPEAIRREDTMILGLRMLEGVRFARFQERHGIEMRDLFGDITSRLEQRGLLVRDEVGVRLSRQALPIANEVFSAFLIS, via the coding sequence ATCTTCTCCGACAGTCTGCGCCGGATGACCGAATTGGCCCCGGAACACATATCGGCCTATTCGCTTAAAGTGGAAGAAGGCACGCCATTCGCCGTCTGGCAGGAGCGGGGTAAGCTGCATTTGCCGCCGGAGGAAGACGATCTGGCCATGTACAATTTGCTGATGGAGACATTGGAGGCTCATGGATATGGAATGTATGAAATCTCCAATTTTGCAAAAAATGGCCATGAATGCCGGCACAACAAAGTCTATTGGCGAAATGAACCCTATTTGGCGGCAGGTGCCGGAGCCCACGGATATGTCAATCATGTCCGGTATGTGGTGGAGTCAAGTGTTCCGGCTTATATAGAGGGATGTCAGGCGGGAAAACGCCCGGTTGTCGAACAGGAAGCCATACCCGAAGCCATCAGGCGGGAAGACACCATGATCCTGGGATTGAGGATGCTGGAAGGTGTCAGGTTTGCACGTTTTCAGGAACGTCACGGCATAGAAATGCGCGATTTGTTCGGTGACATCACTAGCCGGTTGGAGCAAAGAGGTCTTCTGGTCAGGGATGAGGTTGGCGTCAGGCTTTCCAGACAGGCCCTGCCGATTGCAAACGAAGTGTTTTCCGCCTTCCTGATCAGTTGA
- the grpE gene encoding nucleotide exchange factor GrpE yields MEQNRKQEEMTEQEAETATAEMAGEQAGSTAGQASNPADADPRSREELLAEVIRLSAELSEVQNRLLRISADFDNFRKRARQEKEELGKYAALRMVQEILPVLDNFRLAMAAETTDAESMKKGIDMVFRQFLHALEREGVTEMNAVGQPFDPNRHEAVMQVESEEHESGIVVEELRKGYLLHDKVIRPAMVKVAK; encoded by the coding sequence ATGGAGCAGAACCGGAAACAGGAAGAAATGACGGAACAGGAAGCGGAAACCGCAACCGCAGAAATGGCGGGCGAACAAGCTGGCAGCACCGCAGGGCAAGCGTCGAATCCCGCAGATGCGGACCCTCGCAGCCGGGAAGAGCTGCTGGCGGAAGTGATCCGTCTGTCAGCAGAACTGTCGGAGGTTCAGAACCGATTGCTGCGAATCAGCGCAGACTTTGACAACTTCCGAAAGCGTGCCAGACAGGAAAAAGAGGAATTGGGCAAGTATGCGGCCCTGCGCATGGTGCAGGAGATACTGCCCGTGCTTGACAACTTTCGCCTGGCTATGGCAGCGGAAACCACCGATGCTGAATCAATGAAAAAAGGAATTGACATGGTCTTCCGCCAGTTCCTGCACGCTCTGGAGCGCGAAGGAGTGACCGAGATGAATGCCGTGGGGCAGCCTTTTGATCCGAACCGGCACGAGGCTGTCATGCAGGTGGAAAGCGAAGAGCACGAATCAGGCATTGTGGTGGAAGAACTTCGCAAGGGCTATCTGCTGCACGACAAAGTGATAAGACCGGCTATGGTCAAAGTGGCAAAATAA